A genomic region of Desulfosarcina ovata subsp. ovata contains the following coding sequences:
- the tsaA gene encoding tRNA (N6-threonylcarbamoyladenosine(37)-N6)-methyltransferase TrmO — protein MEIRLQSIGTAHTDTRSVPRHWTVSDVEGTLVIDPQYTDGLADISAGQRIIVLFHFHKSAPFTPQWLKQTPPHRNQTSGVFSICSPRRPNPIGLSVVTVSAREENVLHVKGMDMIDGTPILDIKPFIVDESNLPSREDAE, from the coding sequence ATGGAGATCAGACTTCAGTCGATTGGAACCGCACACACCGACACCCGGAGCGTTCCCCGTCACTGGACGGTGTCGGACGTTGAGGGAACACTGGTTATTGATCCGCAGTACACCGATGGGCTTGCGGATATCAGTGCCGGTCAACGGATCATCGTGCTTTTTCACTTCCACAAAAGCGCACCCTTTACACCCCAATGGTTAAAACAAACCCCGCCCCATCGGAATCAGACATCGGGGGTGTTCAGTATTTGTTCGCCCAGACGTCCCAATCCCATTGGTCTCTCGGTGGTGACCGTATCGGCGCGTGAAGAAAATGTTTTGCACGTTAAAGGCATGGATATGATCGACGGCACGCCGATTCTGGACATCAAGCCGTTCATCGTCGACGAGAGTAACCTGCCGAGTCGGGAAGATGCGGAATGA
- a CDS encoding ABC transporter ATP-binding protein, with amino-acid sequence MSFVEIDNLHINLGEFRLKGVSLSLDRGDYLTIIGPTGAGKTIFLESIVGFWRPDQGNIVLDGRELVNELPEKRHIGIVYQDYALLPHMTVYQNIAYGLKKHKPGNMDDAIRKMAGSLHIDHLLHRKPTTLSGGEQQRAALARVLIVEPALLLMDEPFSALDQQTRRRARLLLKEAIRDQTTTVIHITHDLDDAWALANKLAVFKDGRLLQLGALHEVFNRPNSRFVAEFVGTGFYRGTVVSRKNGSVAIDLGGTCLQSFDQADQGVPVDVAIRHEDIRVSRNKPAHANGFNVVKATLKNIVPEGSSSLLDLQADAIAMHALIPHRAMHRLNLHRGDDVYAWIRKEHVNIVQAG; translated from the coding sequence ATGAGTTTCGTCGAAATCGACAACCTGCATATCAATCTTGGAGAGTTCCGTCTCAAGGGTGTCTCGCTCTCGCTGGACCGGGGAGATTATCTGACCATTATCGGTCCGACCGGAGCCGGCAAAACCATTTTTCTCGAGAGCATCGTCGGCTTTTGGCGGCCTGACCAGGGGAATATCGTTCTGGATGGAAGGGAGCTCGTCAATGAACTGCCGGAAAAGCGACATATCGGCATCGTTTACCAGGACTATGCTCTGCTTCCGCATATGACGGTCTACCAGAATATCGCCTACGGGCTCAAGAAGCACAAACCGGGGAATATGGACGACGCGATCCGTAAGATGGCGGGGTCCCTTCACATCGACCATTTGCTGCACCGGAAACCCACCACCTTGTCCGGCGGGGAACAGCAGCGGGCCGCCCTGGCGCGTGTGCTCATCGTCGAACCGGCGCTTCTGCTCATGGACGAGCCCTTTTCAGCCCTCGACCAGCAAACGCGCCGTCGTGCCCGCCTGCTGCTGAAAGAGGCGATTCGGGATCAAACCACAACGGTGATCCACATTACCCATGATCTTGACGATGCATGGGCCCTGGCAAACAAACTGGCGGTATTCAAAGATGGCCGTCTGCTTCAGTTGGGGGCGCTGCATGAGGTGTTCAACCGGCCCAACAGCCGTTTTGTCGCCGAATTTGTGGGTACCGGTTTTTACCGCGGCACGGTGGTCTCCCGCAAAAACGGCAGCGTCGCTATCGATTTGGGGGGAACCTGTCTCCAAAGTTTCGATCAGGCCGATCAGGGCGTGCCCGTCGATGTCGCCATCCGCCATGAGGATATCCGTGTCTCCCGCAACAAGCCGGCACACGCCAACGGATTCAATGTCGTCAAAGCCACCTTGAAAAATATTGTTCCCGAAGGATCGTCGTCACTGCTCGATCTTCAGGCGGACGCCATCGCCATGCATGCCCTCATCCCGCATCGTGCCATGCACCGGTTGAATCTCCATCGGGGCGACGACGTTTATGCGTGGATCAGAAAAGAGCATGTCAATATCGTCCAGGCCGGTTGA
- a CDS encoding ABC transporter permease, with protein sequence MRQIGIFQISCIGISLLVTFLLVFAIVSLFLVPDLTDVWENLWSEEMRFSLKLSMVTGIVSTLMVMVFALPIGYALSRFDFPFKGFVKTILDLPVAFPELVLGLCLLLLFGNTVVGEVFKRLSINLVFTKQGVVAAQFFTALPYASRILKSTFDYINPRLEFVSRSLGYSQMETFYHVSLPLAKNGILAATVISFARCIGTFGTVLILAGGTYMKTEVLPMTLYLNISYGNMGMALTSGIVLTTVSFIAIFIFEKAEVGI encoded by the coding sequence TTGCGCCAAATAGGGATATTCCAGATCAGCTGTATCGGCATATCCCTTTTGGTTACCTTTCTGCTGGTGTTTGCGATCGTATCTTTGTTTCTGGTGCCGGATCTTACGGATGTATGGGAAAACCTGTGGAGCGAGGAGATGCGCTTCTCCCTGAAACTCTCCATGGTAACCGGCATCGTCTCCACGCTGATGGTAATGGTGTTCGCCCTGCCGATCGGCTACGCCCTTTCGCGGTTCGATTTTCCCTTTAAAGGCTTCGTCAAGACCATTCTCGATCTGCCGGTGGCCTTCCCGGAGCTTGTTTTGGGTCTTTGCCTGCTGCTTCTTTTCGGCAACACCGTGGTGGGAGAAGTGTTCAAACGGCTGTCCATCAACCTGGTTTTCACCAAACAGGGGGTGGTGGCGGCCCAATTTTTCACGGCCCTGCCATATGCCAGCCGAATCCTGAAATCGACCTTCGATTACATCAATCCGAGGCTGGAATTCGTATCCCGCTCCCTCGGCTATTCTCAAATGGAAACGTTCTACCACGTCTCGCTGCCGTTGGCCAAAAACGGCATTCTCGCCGCCACGGTCATTTCCTTCGCCCGGTGTATCGGCACCTTCGGTACGGTGCTGATCCTGGCCGGCGGCACCTATATGAAAACCGAAGTGCTGCCCATGACCCTTTACCTCAACATCTCCTACGGCAATATGGGCATGGCACTGACCAGCGGCATCGTGCTGACGACCGTTTCTTTCATCGCCATTTTTATCTTTGAGAAGGCAGAGGTCGGAATATGA
- the modA gene encoding molybdate ABC transporter substrate-binding protein — protein sequence MKRIWAVVMVVLLWTAPVRAADLMVFSGAGLMKPMEEMRKNFERQHAVTVDVHYGSSGEIFGMIAAGQPCDVLIPGAEKYTLDALDNGWVEKETIRKLVLHLPAIAVPKGNPANVKGLDDLARQGVRVAIGDPKAPAIGRVSKKLLTKAKLWERVQPNIEVYAPTVNQLLIYVALNQVDAALIWKDLTSWAEAKGKIEVVDIDPGRNIIKTIPTAVCTRTKNRALALEFNNYVASADGLAIWGKWGFEPCAK from the coding sequence ATGAAACGGATTTGGGCAGTTGTGATGGTCGTTCTGTTATGGACCGCTCCGGTTCGGGCCGCCGATCTCATGGTGTTCAGCGGGGCGGGGCTCATGAAGCCAATGGAAGAGATGCGCAAAAATTTCGAGCGGCAACACGCTGTGACGGTAGATGTGCACTATGGCAGTTCGGGTGAGATCTTCGGCATGATCGCCGCGGGTCAGCCCTGTGACGTGCTGATTCCGGGGGCCGAAAAATATACCCTGGATGCCCTTGATAACGGCTGGGTGGAAAAAGAGACAATCCGGAAACTGGTGCTTCACCTGCCAGCCATTGCGGTTCCCAAAGGCAATCCCGCCAACGTCAAAGGCCTCGATGATCTGGCGCGACAAGGGGTGCGGGTAGCGATCGGCGATCCCAAGGCACCGGCCATTGGTCGCGTTTCCAAAAAACTGCTGACCAAAGCGAAGCTGTGGGAACGCGTTCAGCCCAATATCGAGGTCTATGCCCCCACGGTCAACCAGTTGCTCATCTACGTGGCCCTCAATCAGGTCGACGCCGCCCTGATCTGGAAAGACCTGACCAGTTGGGCCGAGGCCAAGGGGAAAATTGAGGTGGTGGATATCGACCCGGGCAGAAACATCATCAAAACCATCCCCACCGCGGTCTGTACCCGGACAAAAAACAGAGCGCTGGCCCTTGAATTCAACAATTACGTCGCCAGTGCCGATGGGCTGGCCATCTGGGGGAAATGGGGGTTTGAACCTTGCGCCAAATAG
- a CDS encoding ATP-binding protein, giving the protein MYIDRMLTDKLYTLAASFPAVVISGARQVGKSTLLQNTLGKNAEIVVFDPVIDIENARQDPELFLNNHPSPLILDEIQYAPELVASIKRRIDRDRSPGQYILTGSQQWGVMQSMSESLAGRAVFLDLHSFSLPEINRQGSITPWMARWLRSPEAFLTERQTRHTMATTLYEQLWRGFLPEAQILPAGVIPDFLNAYQRTYIERDVRLIADVADFQLFGRFLQLACALTAQEINYSQLGRELGLTPQTAQRWIAILKSTFQWFEFPAYSGNMIKRVSNKPKGYIADTGLACQAQAISAPAVIGGHPLWGALFETAVAAELKKQAALLTPRPNFYHWRAYSGAEVDILLEYNGILHPIEIKAKTNPSRRDTMGISAFRKKYPKLKIAPGLVIAPCETTTQLSESDYAVPWDLL; this is encoded by the coding sequence ATGTATATCGATAGAATGCTAACTGATAAGCTCTACACATTGGCGGCGTCTTTTCCCGCCGTTGTGATCAGCGGCGCACGTCAGGTGGGCAAGAGTACACTGCTCCAGAACACGTTGGGTAAAAATGCTGAAATCGTTGTTTTCGATCCTGTTATCGATATTGAAAATGCCCGTCAGGATCCGGAACTTTTCCTGAACAACCATCCATCACCTCTCATTCTGGATGAAATTCAATATGCGCCGGAGCTGGTTGCCTCCATAAAGCGCCGTATCGATCGCGACCGTTCTCCCGGCCAGTATATCCTAACCGGTTCCCAGCAATGGGGCGTCATGCAATCCATGTCGGAAAGCCTGGCCGGACGGGCAGTTTTTTTGGATTTGCACAGCTTCAGCCTTCCTGAAATCAACCGGCAAGGCTCTATAACGCCCTGGATGGCAAGATGGCTTCGTTCTCCTGAGGCTTTCCTTACCGAGCGTCAGACACGCCACACCATGGCCACCACGCTATATGAGCAATTGTGGCGGGGATTTTTGCCCGAAGCCCAAATTCTACCCGCCGGCGTCATTCCCGATTTCTTGAATGCATACCAGCGAACCTATATTGAACGGGATGTCCGGCTTATCGCCGACGTGGCGGACTTCCAGTTATTCGGCCGTTTCCTTCAACTGGCATGCGCATTGACCGCCCAAGAGATCAATTACAGCCAATTGGGCCGGGAATTGGGACTGACCCCACAGACCGCACAACGCTGGATTGCCATCCTGAAATCCACGTTTCAGTGGTTCGAATTTCCAGCGTATTCCGGGAATATGATAAAAAGGGTAAGTAACAAACCCAAGGGCTATATCGCGGATACCGGGCTTGCCTGCCAGGCCCAGGCGATTTCCGCGCCGGCAGTGATTGGCGGGCATCCCCTCTGGGGGGCCTTGTTTGAAACCGCCGTGGCCGCCGAGTTGAAAAAACAGGCCGCACTGTTAACCCCCAGACCCAATTTCTACCATTGGAGAGCATACAGCGGCGCGGAAGTGGACATTCTATTGGAGTATAACGGCATCCTTCATCCGATTGAAATAAAGGCCAAGACCAACCCTTCCCGCCGCGACACCATGGGAATATCCGCATTTCGTAAAAAGTACCCCAAATTAAAGATCGCCCCGGGTCTCGTTATCGCGCCTTGTGAGACAACGACCCAGTTGTCTGAATCCGACTATGCCGTGCCATGGGATTTGTTATAA
- a CDS encoding DUF1016 N-terminal domain-containing protein produces MISRRICIFEDRLNIGPSPRYPTNIIVHDKNGKPILRNAPVKFFQSYQNVEKLAPLMREIGWSHNIVIMERCSDPLEREFYIRMTRKFGWSKNVLVHQIET; encoded by the coding sequence ATGATTTCGAGGCGAATTTGTATTTTCGAAGATAGGCTCAACATAGGCCCTTCTCCACGGTACCCGACAAATATCATCGTCCACGATAAAAACGGAAAACCGATTTTACGAAATGCTCCAGTAAAGTTTTTCCAGTCCTATCAAAATGTTGAAAAACTCGCACCACTGATGCGAGAAATAGGCTGGAGCCATAACATTGTCATCATGGAGCGCTGCTCGGACCCACTGGAACGTGAATTTTATATCCGCATGACCCGCAAGTTCGGCTGGTCGAAAAACGTGCTCGTCCATCAGATCGAAACCTAA
- a CDS encoding chitobiase/beta-hexosaminidase C-terminal domain-containing protein has product MELWRSLWDLSTLADGTYFLYAVITDEVHTTATYAAASVTIDRTAPQVTAAPAGGTYADTQSVELSTDEAADIYFTLDGSAPTSASTPYTTAITIDQTTKLRAIAVDAAGNDSEILTEVYTIETSANTPPVADAGSDVTVSLGDSAEADGSGSHDPDNGPESLSFTWKVLSVPSGSGITDSDMTGADTAQCSFTPDTAGEYVLALTVSDGQDQTTDEVTIICQAGGVLGDLDGDGDIDTSDYLVFRSTLGKCTGDAGFIAAADYDGDGCVTYTDYSIWYGYYRNQ; this is encoded by the coding sequence ATGGAGTTATGGAGGTCCCTGTGGGATCTGTCGACTCTGGCCGACGGCACCTATTTTCTGTATGCCGTCATCACCGATGAGGTCCACACCACCGCCACCTATGCCGCCGCATCGGTCACCATCGACCGGACAGCCCCGCAAGTAACCGCCGCACCCGCGGGCGGCACCTATGCGGATACTCAGAGTGTCGAACTGTCAACCGATGAAGCCGCCGACATCTACTTTACCCTTGACGGTTCGGCGCCTACCTCAGCATCGACGCCATACACCACTGCCATAACCATCGATCAGACCACTAAGCTGAGGGCGATCGCAGTCGATGCGGCGGGCAATGATAGTGAGATTCTCACCGAAGTCTACACCATCGAGACTTCGGCCAACACGCCCCCGGTTGCCGATGCGGGCAGCGATGTAACGGTATCGCTGGGTGACAGCGCCGAAGCCGACGGCAGCGGCAGCCATGACCCGGACAATGGGCCTGAGTCGCTGTCGTTTACCTGGAAGGTACTATCCGTTCCTTCCGGAAGCGGCATCACGGACAGCGACATGACTGGTGCGGATACGGCCCAGTGTTCCTTCACACCGGACACAGCTGGTGAATATGTGCTTGCATTGACGGTGAGCGACGGCCAGGACCAGACGACGGATGAAGTGACGATTATCTGTCAGGCAGGCGGGGTGCTCGGAGACCTCGATGGGGATGGGGACATCGATACGTCAGATTATTTAGTTTTCAGAAGCACGTTAGGCAAGTGCACTGGCGACGCCGGGTTTATCGCCGCTGCGGATTACGACGGTGATGGCTGCGTGACGTACACGGATTACAGTATCTGGTATGGGTATTACCGTAATCAATAA
- a CDS encoding type II toxin-antitoxin system HicA family toxin — protein sequence MAKDRKLCSGAQAVQKLQKAGWTAVRQKGSHVMLTKPGYSF from the coding sequence ATGGCAAAGGATCGAAAGCTCTGTTCAGGAGCCCAAGCAGTCCAAAAGCTGCAAAAAGCCGGCTGGACTGCCGTGCGTCAAAAAGGTTCGCATGTGATGCTGACGAAACCTGGCTATAGTTTTTAA
- a CDS encoding type II toxin-antitoxin system HicB family antitoxin, whose protein sequence is MKLHVIIEKDEEGYYVAEVPALPGCFSQGKTEKEAIANIKEAIEGWLEVMEAKSPFVPEHAIAVSV, encoded by the coding sequence ATGAAATTGCATGTTATTATCGAAAAAGATGAAGAAGGATATTACGTTGCCGAGGTACCTGCTCTCCCGGGATGTTTTTCTCAGGGCAAAACCGAAAAAGAAGCGATTGCGAACATAAAGGAAGCCATCGAGGGATGGCTTGAAGTTATGGAGGCCAAAAGCCCCTTTGTCCCTGAACATGCCATCGCTGTTTCTGTCTAA
- a CDS encoding CDP-archaeol synthase, whose product MWIVLKFLFLLWLVNLAPPLLSLLLKERFRTPLDLGYRLNDGRPLLGDHKTIRGVLAGIITGGTLGWLMGWPVGIGLGIGALSMAGDLLTSFIKRRLGKPSGSVVPGLDQLPEGALPLLVLVPYAHLGAMPSTILLLLFCAGAYAGSFLFSWIFLNRAARRYRRNLRPGLRWREWRACDMAYHPLHPVLNADRSIFYHLLMKTAFRVLRLYGRGRKNALDIGLSPVTLYFEDLPAAFDDYTILFLTDLHLDGLAGIDIAVEALVAPLAVDLCLFGGDYRAKLSGPYSKVLLRMRRLVHAIDARDGCYAVLGNHDCIGMIPPLEKRGLRFLINDAAELTRGKDHLWLVGVDDPNYYQAHDLRQAFSDVPAGAFSLLLVHSPDVYDEAASYGARLYLCGHTHAGQVQIPGFGPLVTHSRAPREFIQGHWRFGRMQGYTSTGVGVSGVPVRFGTVGEAVLIRLKRKC is encoded by the coding sequence ATGTGGATCGTACTGAAATTCCTGTTTCTGCTCTGGCTGGTCAATCTGGCGCCGCCACTCCTGTCCCTTCTATTGAAGGAACGCTTTCGCACGCCCCTCGACCTGGGATACCGGCTGAACGACGGCCGGCCGCTCCTGGGCGATCATAAAACGATTCGTGGTGTCCTGGCCGGCATCATCACCGGCGGAACGCTGGGATGGCTGATGGGATGGCCGGTGGGGATCGGATTGGGCATAGGCGCCCTCAGCATGGCCGGCGACCTGTTGACCAGCTTCATCAAGCGCCGCCTCGGAAAGCCGAGCGGATCGGTCGTTCCCGGACTGGACCAACTGCCCGAGGGGGCATTGCCGCTGCTGGTGCTGGTGCCTTACGCCCACCTCGGCGCGATGCCATCCACAATCCTGCTGCTGTTGTTCTGTGCCGGGGCCTATGCCGGGTCCTTTCTCTTCAGCTGGATTTTCCTTAACCGCGCGGCCCGGCGTTACCGCCGCAACCTCCGTCCCGGCCTGCGGTGGCGGGAGTGGCGGGCCTGCGATATGGCGTACCATCCATTGCATCCCGTGCTCAATGCCGACCGGTCCATCTTTTACCATCTGCTGATGAAAACCGCGTTTCGGGTGTTGCGACTTTATGGCCGGGGCCGGAAAAATGCATTAGATATTGGGCTGAGCCCGGTGACCTTGTATTTTGAAGATCTACCGGCCGCTTTCGACGATTATACGATCCTGTTTCTCACCGATCTGCATCTGGACGGGTTGGCGGGCATCGACATAGCGGTCGAGGCCCTGGTGGCACCGCTTGCCGTCGACCTGTGCCTGTTCGGTGGTGATTACCGGGCCAAACTGTCCGGCCCCTATTCCAAAGTACTGCTCCGCATGCGCCGCCTGGTGCACGCCATCGACGCCCGCGATGGCTGTTATGCCGTACTGGGTAATCATGACTGCATCGGAATGATTCCGCCATTGGAAAAAAGGGGGCTTCGTTTTCTGATCAACGATGCCGCCGAGCTGACTCGGGGCAAGGATCACCTCTGGCTGGTGGGAGTCGACGACCCCAACTACTATCAGGCGCACGACCTGCGGCAGGCCTTCAGCGACGTTCCCGCCGGCGCATTCAGCCTCCTGCTCGTCCATTCGCCCGATGTCTACGATGAAGCCGCATCCTACGGCGCCAGGCTCTACCTGTGCGGACACACCCACGCCGGGCAGGTACAAATCCCCGGATTCGGACCGCTGGTCACCCATTCCCGGGCCCCCCGGGAATTCATCCAGGGGCACTGGCGGTTCGGCCGCATGCAGGGCTACACGAGTACCGGGGTCGGGGTTTCGGGTGTTCCCGTGCGTTTCGGCACCGTGGGCGAGGCGGTTTTGATCCGGCTCAAACGGAAATGTTAG
- a CDS encoding DUF3124 domain-containing protein, producing MPKCRRLKAVSTVCCLLLAVVWGGSIQTALADMPLFSGQTVYVPVYSHIYSGDRELPFYLAATLSIRNTDRRHPIQLTAVDYYDSDGKFLKHYLEAPITLGPMATKRYVVHESDKSGGSGAKFIVVWQSQQAVAEPLIESVMISTKTQQGISFTSRGRVLEFAR from the coding sequence ATGCCGAAATGCCGTCGTTTGAAAGCCGTGTCGACTGTTTGCTGCCTGTTGCTGGCCGTGGTGTGGGGAGGCTCGATCCAAACCGCGCTTGCCGATATGCCCCTGTTCAGCGGACAGACCGTTTATGTGCCCGTCTATTCGCACATTTACAGTGGCGACCGTGAGCTGCCGTTCTACCTGGCCGCCACCCTGAGCATCCGCAATACGGACCGCCGCCATCCGATCCAGCTCACGGCGGTGGATTACTACGATTCCGATGGAAAGTTCCTGAAACATTATCTGGAGGCCCCGATAACCCTCGGGCCCATGGCCACCAAACGCTACGTGGTGCATGAATCGGATAAAAGCGGCGGCTCGGGGGCCAAGTTCATCGTTGTCTGGCAGTCGCAACAAGCCGTGGCCGAGCCGCTCATCGAATCGGTGATGATCAGCACCAAGACCCAGCAAGGAATCTCATTTACTTCGCGGGGGCGGGTGCTGGAATTTGCCCGGTGA
- the lgt gene encoding prolipoprotein diacylglyceryl transferase, producing MEEFLNWWQHLPEHMDPVIFQIGSFRLQYYGLMYIVAFAFTYGLAAWRLRREDRFPIDTEQLQGLITALILGLIIGARLGYVIFYNFSYYLQHPLEIALPFEFSGGLRFTGITGMSYHGGLIGVVIAAVIFVRKNKLSFFNMADLIVPCIPMGYTFGRLGNFINGELYGRITTHPIGMFFPLAPGPHRRHPSQLYEAFFEGIVLFIVLWTVKGRVRTNGAMLALYLMGYGLVRFFIEYARQPDAQLGFVFLSFSMGQMLCMAMMVAGAGLLFYLRTVAAVESRKKRR from the coding sequence ATGGAAGAATTTCTCAACTGGTGGCAACACCTGCCGGAGCACATGGACCCGGTGATTTTTCAGATCGGCAGCTTTCGGCTGCAGTACTATGGCCTCATGTACATCGTGGCCTTTGCCTTCACCTATGGGCTGGCTGCCTGGCGCCTGCGACGCGAGGATCGCTTCCCCATCGATACCGAGCAGTTGCAGGGTCTCATCACGGCCCTGATCCTGGGGCTGATCATCGGTGCCCGCCTGGGCTACGTGATCTTCTACAACTTCTCATACTACCTGCAGCACCCCCTGGAGATCGCCCTGCCCTTTGAGTTTTCCGGTGGGCTCCGGTTTACGGGGATTACGGGCATGTCCTATCACGGCGGGCTGATCGGCGTGGTGATCGCAGCGGTGATCTTCGTGCGCAAAAACAAGCTGTCGTTTTTCAACATGGCCGATCTGATCGTCCCCTGCATTCCGATGGGCTACACCTTTGGCCGGCTGGGCAACTTCATCAACGGCGAGCTTTACGGGCGGATTACCACCCATCCCATCGGCATGTTTTTTCCCCTGGCCCCCGGGCCGCACCGGCGCCACCCCTCCCAGCTCTACGAAGCCTTTTTCGAAGGCATCGTCCTGTTCATTGTTCTGTGGACCGTAAAAGGACGCGTCCGGACCAACGGCGCCATGCTGGCCCTCTATCTCATGGGCTACGGCCTGGTACGTTTTTTCATCGAATACGCCCGCCAGCCCGACGCCCAGTTGGGGTTCGTCTTCCTCTCCTTCTCCATGGGCCAGATGCTGTGCATGGCCATGATGGTCGCCGGTGCGGGACTCCTTTTCTATCTGAGAACAGTGGCCGCGGTGGAATCCAGGAAAAAGCGCCGGTAG
- a CDS encoding CU044_2847 family protein, which translates to MDRTKTEPMPVKLANGTTIKIEVTPQEGPGREDVAGLNDLSFKDFSETLKEIVSELKGALDKAKPDKATVKFGVEMAVESGALTTMIVKGAGKGILEITLEWDNKGK; encoded by the coding sequence ATGGACCGGACAAAAACCGAACCAATGCCGGTAAAGTTGGCTAATGGCACTACAATTAAAATTGAAGTCACGCCTCAAGAAGGGCCCGGGCGCGAGGATGTGGCTGGGTTGAATGATCTTTCCTTCAAGGATTTTTCAGAAACGTTAAAAGAGATCGTCAGCGAATTGAAAGGGGCGCTGGACAAGGCAAAACCGGATAAGGCCACGGTGAAATTCGGTGTCGAGATGGCCGTCGAATCCGGGGCTTTGACAACAATGATTGTAAAAGGGGCGGGAAAAGGAATCCTGGAAATTACATTGGAATGGGATAACAAAGGTAAGTGA
- a CDS encoding S1 family peptidase — protein MDHPVIDLTHACVVKLTSPQAVGTGFFVVPGLIVTCAHVVGNRKTNDFYGDPKGTIKVRWQDNDDFSTATVLPDKWKPDEDVALLQCHPMPEPHPPCVLLGRACLTYDRLSTFGYPKEAQHAEPATFECKGYSDDKPPMLKIKMDNIRGGMSGSPVLNMETKRVCGMINFTDDKNSMLGGGGVTAATLLSVFDDLEALQEEYHQKHPTWYTKIGVSIPGDLKDQVEAKIAETLDGPGLTELVNGFQKEFLEKEGVDAKRPAAISAALVKLKTTDALMLVSLAKESAIKALEKNNAGEGALSYVRRGVEDILGWLVLLAVNSAWLETNRERLHLEEYPGAIELPVKRDTGIEIIHAALNRRQARFNLQNATLFGSHRMPAPDDHFLEGGIAAVNKVNEIKRSIFGYMNLYWGEKDIPDHFTRDDDEALNAQLKWFHGHRQGKYLVIRRSDTSCPIDRDVYTALLNDLPDLQVIFHNTDEPGDAFNVSEITFYMYLENFFR, from the coding sequence ATGGATCATCCTGTAATTGATCTCACGCATGCATGTGTAGTCAAATTGACTTCTCCACAGGCCGTCGGTACCGGTTTTTTTGTCGTCCCTGGCCTTATTGTCACCTGTGCGCATGTTGTCGGTAATCGAAAGACAAATGATTTTTACGGTGATCCAAAGGGCACCATCAAGGTTCGTTGGCAGGATAACGACGATTTTTCAACAGCAACGGTCTTACCGGATAAATGGAAGCCAGACGAGGATGTTGCGCTTTTGCAATGCCATCCCATGCCTGAACCACACCCCCCATGCGTTCTTTTAGGAAGGGCGTGTCTTACGTACGATAGGCTATCAACATTCGGTTATCCCAAAGAAGCACAACATGCTGAGCCGGCAACTTTCGAATGCAAGGGATACTCGGATGATAAGCCCCCTATGTTGAAAATTAAAATGGACAACATCCGTGGCGGGATGAGCGGCTCGCCGGTGCTTAACATGGAAACCAAACGCGTTTGTGGGATGATCAATTTCACCGACGATAAAAATTCGATGCTTGGGGGCGGCGGGGTGACTGCCGCAACCTTATTGAGCGTATTTGATGATCTTGAGGCGTTGCAGGAAGAGTATCACCAGAAACATCCAACTTGGTACACGAAAATCGGTGTAAGCATTCCTGGAGATTTGAAAGACCAGGTTGAAGCGAAGATCGCTGAAACGCTTGACGGGCCGGGGCTAACAGAATTGGTTAATGGCTTCCAGAAGGAATTCCTTGAAAAGGAGGGCGTTGATGCGAAACGTCCAGCAGCTATTTCAGCTGCGCTCGTTAAATTGAAAACTACGGATGCCCTGATGCTGGTCAGCCTGGCAAAGGAATCAGCAATCAAGGCGCTTGAAAAAAACAATGCCGGTGAGGGGGCTTTAAGCTACGTTCGTCGGGGTGTTGAGGATATTTTGGGTTGGTTGGTGCTGCTCGCGGTAAACTCGGCGTGGCTGGAGACCAATCGAGAGCGGTTGCATCTGGAGGAATATCCAGGCGCCATCGAGTTGCCCGTCAAGCGCGATACCGGTATCGAGATCATTCATGCTGCGCTGAATCGGCGACAGGCGCGGTTTAACCTGCAAAATGCGACCCTGTTTGGATCCCACCGGATGCCGGCACCGGATGACCATTTTCTGGAAGGTGGTATTGCAGCGGTCAATAAGGTCAATGAAATCAAACGATCGATTTTTGGCTACATGAACCTGTACTGGGGAGAAAAGGATATTCCAGACCATTTTACACGTGATGATGACGAGGCCTTGAATGCGCAGCTGAAGTGGTTCCATGGACATCGTCAAGGAAAATATTTGGTGATTCGACGCTCGGATACCTCTTGCCCGATTGATCGTGATGTATACACGGCGTTGCTAAACGATCTTCCCGACCTGCAGGTGATTTTTCACAACACCGACGAGCCGGGGGATGCGTTTAATGTCTCTGAAATAACGTTCTATATGTATCTTGAGAACTTTTTCCGTTAA